The Plodia interpunctella isolate USDA-ARS_2022_Savannah chromosome 8, ilPloInte3.2, whole genome shotgun sequence genome window below encodes:
- the LOC128671910 gene encoding organic cation transporter protein-like: protein MGKKTKEKEEEMAANEGFNLDGILSELGSFGKYQLLLLFLLAFRDSFLAMCNFNFVFTAAEVLHRCVVSECDAIDPRFNASWISYVLNDTKICQRPEPIAPALREYDSGYCLPHHFDFNSSVACEQIVYENYNSIVAEFNLGCEPWKRTMIGTVHNMGLVFSFLLLGFISDRYGRKVVIVATPLAVGVAGLVKSFSVNYWMLLVFEFLETALGYGNASLVLSLETVSQKRRVIFSCISDMMSSFGSAFFSLIAWKIPYWRHLMRAIYAPLLVVVFYIFLVDEGVRWLLAHNKKDEAVRVLNKVAKINKITLSTKAKQMLRSITEQRTKADEAGHPRPEKPHLALVLRSKKMLLRVALIAACFFCGMFVFNGTIINSSTISGDRYLNMSILLLVAVPTRIITALTLTRYGRKAPICVAYCLCTMFFIMSAVIPKSWAWASVVLYVFGKMCTDYGLFSICVVALEVFPTTSRNSLTNIANTVGRLGTVLAPQVPLLEHYLSGMPSIVFGVVSLCSAMLTLLLPDTSRAALPDHIEEAEKIGDGEDGEEIPQFRDEEAGEINTISRSVEKSCNNNIGGLTDFVSKDSLR from the exons ATGGGGaagaaaactaaagaaaaG GAGGAGGAGATGGCAGCGAACGAGGGCTTCAACCTGGACGGCATTCTGAGCGAGTTGGGCAGCTTCGGCAAGTACCAGCTGCTGCTGCTGTTCCTGCTCGCCTTCCGGGACTCCTTTCTCGCCATGTGCAACTTCAACTTCGTGTTCACCGCCGCTGAAGTGCTCCACAG ATGCGTCGTGTCGGAGTGCGACGCCATCGACCCCCGATTCAACGCCTCATGGATCAGCTACGTCCTGAATGATACCAAGATCTGTCAGAGACCTGAGCCCATAGCACCCGCGTTGAGGGAATACGACAGCGGGTATTGCCTGCCACACCACTTCGATTTCAACAGCTCTGTGGCATGCGAACAGAtcgtctatgaaaactacaacaGCATAGTAGCTGAG TTCAACCTGGGATGCGAACCGTGGAAGAGGACGATGATCGGAACTGTCCACAACATGGGATTGGTGTTCTCCTTCCTGCTCTTGGGCTTCATATCGGACAG GTACGGCAGGAAGGTGGTCATCGTAGCCACGCCGCTGGCGGTCGGCGTGGCCGGGCTGGTCAAGTCCTTCTCCGTCAACTACTGGATGCTGCTGGTCTTCGAATTCTTGGAAACGGCGCTCGGATATGGCAACGCTTCTTTGGTGCTTT CTTTAGAGACCGTCAGTCAGAAGCGGCGCGTCATTTTCTCCTGCATATCAGACATGATGTCTAGCTTCGGCAGTGCCTTCTTCAGTCTCATAGCTTGGAAG ATTCCGTACTGGCGCCACCTGATGCGAGCCATCTACGCTCCACTACTCGTCGTGGTCTTCTACATCTTCCTGGTGGACGAAGGAGTGCGCTGGCTGTTGGCCCATAACAAGAAAGACGAGGCTGTGAGGGTGCTGAACAAAGTGGctaaaatcaacaaaatcaCGCTGTCAACCAAGGCCAAGCAGATGCTGCGCAGCATCACGGAACAGAGGACTAAGGCTGATGag GCCGGCCACCCACGCCCAGAGAAGCCGCATTTAGCCCTAGTTCTCCGCTCGAAGAAGATGCTCCTCCGCGTAGCCCTGATCGCCGCCTGCTTCTTCTGCGGCATGTTCGTCTTCAACGGCACCATCATCAACAGCAGTACCATCTCCGGCGACAGATATCTCAACATGTCCATATTGCTGCTTGTCGCTGTCCCCACGAGAATCATCACAGCTCTGACGCTGACTAGATATGGCAGAAAAGCCCCCATTTGTGTGGCGTATTGTCTCTGCACTATGTTCTTTATCATGTCCGCAGTTATACCCaaat CCTGGGCGTGGGCATCCGTGGTGTTGTACGTGTTCGGCAAGATGTGCACGGACTACGGGCTGTTCTCCATCTGCGTGGTGGCGCTGGAGGTGTTCCCCACCACCTCGCGCAACTCGCTCACCAACATCGCCAACACTGTCGGCAGGCTCGGCACTGTCCTGGCGCCGCAAGTGCCACTGCTG GAGCATTACTTATCTGGAATGCCAAGCATTGTGTTCGGCGTCGTGTCGCTCTGCTCTGCGATGCTAACCCTACTTTTACCTGACACCAGTCGGGCGGCACTGCCTGATCACATTGAGGAAGCAGAGAAGATCGGAGATGGAGAAGATGGAGAAGAAATTCCCCAGTTTAGGGACGAAGAAGCTGGAGAAATCAACACCATATCTCGTAGTGTCGAAAAatcatgtaataataatattggtgGCCTGACTGACTTTGTGAGTAAGGATAGTCTACGATGA
- the LOC128671867 gene encoding solute carrier family 22 member 3-like isoform X2 yields the protein MAEGNTNTGFSQDDIVPEYSANHETPEENIKKNSVIQDRKVSIVVNSLPNGSGDRKGSMPGPRMSRKGSILEKPIDLDDILINELGQFGKFQFISMLLVAVPIIMSAFMSEYIFSAAAIPHRCLIHECGETSENAVFDTPSLLPAFPEDESCRRYSPLANGTLATCPSTLFHQTDLIDCDGFVYERTNSVVYDFDLGCEDWLRALAGTLNSVGTLLVLPITGFVSDRFGRRVALIISVFNLGLIGLIRAFSVNYPMYLALQILQTTLGAGTFSSSYIILTELVGPKYRVVTSATCSSLFAVGQIVLGSVAWLVQPWRYMIMTLHIPCFLIIIYYWVLNESVRWLLSKKKFTEARAVLEKVAKVNKKTISEKSMHALMNPPPPSVTVDDAPAPGLFSTIVRSPVLLRRVCTTPIWWVTTTFVYYGLSINSTSLSATNMYLNYILTCAIEIPGFFTAVLILDCIGRKTTLSIGFFLSAACNIAFSFIPDTLPTLSLIVFLLGKFGISVVFTSLYLFTSELYPTQFRHTLLAFSSMIGRIGSITAPLTPVLATYWSGIPTMMFGAMGLLSGALVLTQPETLGTRMPDTLAEAEAIGRPESKVRQTT from the exons atggcaGAAGGTAACACGAATACGGGTTTCTCCCAAGATGACATTGTCCCAGAATATAGTGCCAATCACGAAACAcctgaagaaaatataaagaagaaTAGTGTTATACAAGATAGAAAAGTTAGCATAGTCGTCAATAGTTTACCTAATGGATCTGGAGACAGGAAGGGTAGTATGCCAGGACCCAGGATGAGTAGGAAAGGCAGCATTTTGGAGAAGCCCATTGATTTGGACGACATCCTGATCAACGAGCTAGGACAATTCGGGAAATTCCAGTTCATAAGCATGCTGTTGGTCGCCGTCCCTATCATCATGTCGGCTTTCATGAGCGAGTATATCTTCTCCGCTGCTGCTATTCCACATAG ATGTCTAATTCATGAATGCGGGGAGACGAGCGAGAACGCCGTATTCGACACTCCCAGCCTGCTGCCTGCCTTCCCCGAGGACGAGAGCTGCAGGCGCTACTCGCCGCTGGCCAACGGTACCCTGGCCACTTGCCCCAGCACACTGTTCCACCAAACCGACCTGATCGATTGCGATGGTTTCGTCTACGAGAGGACTAACTCTGTTGTTTATGAT TTCGACCTTGGCTGTGAAGATTGGCTACGTGCACTTGCCGGCACCCTCAACAGCGTAGGAACCCTCCTTGTACTACCGATCACTGGCTTTGTCTCCGATCGTTTCGGTCGTCGAGTCGCGCTCATAATCAGCGTGTTCAACCTCGGCCTCATTGGCCTCATCCGAGCCTTCTCTGTCAACTACCCCATGTACCTCGCCTTGCAGATCCTACAGACTACTCTCGGAGCCGGAACCTTCAGTTCatcttatattatat tGACAGAACTGGTCGGCCCCAAGTACCGTGTGGTAACTAGTGCAACATGTTCATCCTTATTTGCGGTTGGGCAAATCGTATTGGGCTCCGTGGCATGGCTCGTGCAGCCGTGGCGTTACATGATCATGACTCTCCACATTCCTTGCTTCCTTATCATCATTTATTACTGGGTCCTGAATGAGAGTGTAAGGTGGCTACTATCCAAGAAGAAGTTCACCGAAGCGAGAGCTGTCTTGGAGAAAGTAGCCAAAGTGAACAAGAAGACCATCAGCGAGAAGTCTATGCACGCTTTGATGAACCCTCCTCCGCCGTCAGTCACTGTTGATGAt GCCCCAGCTCCAGGTCTCTTCTCCACAATCGTACGTTCTCCGGTGCTGCTCCGCCGCGTGTGCACCACGCCCATCTGGTGGGTCACCACCACTTTCGTGTACTACGGCCTCTCCATCAACTCCACCAGCCTCTCCGCCACTAACATGTACCTCAACTACATCCTCACCTGTGCCATCGAGATCCCCGGATTTTTCACCGCAGTTCTTATCCTTGACTGTATCGGGAGGAAGACTACCTTGTCTATTGGCTTCTTCCTCAGTGCCGCCTGCAATATCGCCTTCTCATTTATCCCAGACA CCCTGCCCACCCTGAGCCTGATCGTCTTCCTGCTGGGCAAGTTCGGGATCTCCGTGGTGTTCACGTCGCTGTACCTGTTCACGTCGGAGCTGTACCCCACTCAGTTCCGACACACGCTTCTCGCCTTCTCCTCTATGATCGGCAGGATTGGCTCCATCACTGCGCCGCTCACTCCTGTGctt GCGACGTACTGGAGCGGCATACCGACCATGATGTTCGGGGCCATGGGGCTGCTGTCTGGAGCGCTGGTGTTGACCCAGCCGGAGACGCTGGGCACGAGGATGCCGGACACGCTGGCCGAAGCTGAGGCCATCGGCCGGCCCGAGTCCAAGGTCAGACAGACCACGTGA
- the LOC128671868 gene encoding organic cation transporter protein-like isoform X2 encodes MHSKDSIDLDAILSELGQFGRYQVHIYCYILVPILFSSIYNGQYIFAASDLNYRCEVPQCESSPPEYETNGWGLWAFPESGGRCQRLRPIGSSCSSQDFHYNETESCDAWVYENDDSIVSEFDLACQNWKRTLVGTIHSVGLFAALPITAYISDTFGRRTAFILTAVSAGAMGLIRSFSPNYIFYLVFEFLDATLGSGVYSSGFILALEMVGLKRRVLGGNLISCTFALGSVTLAAIAWAIPHWRTLTRVLYAPSLLFIFYYFFLEESVRWLLSKGRKDEAAGIIFKAAEINKKKLKPESVRQLTEEPKEVPSIFKGAIPPRDQKKSITRKMFKSKIMVSRLCICSFWWITVTFIYYGLSINSVSLAGNRYVNYMLTSLVEIPGYCVSVLTLDRFGRKATIMTAFFICGSSLLSMPFISRATQVTLGCTLMSKLCISQCFSSLYVFTIELYPTVARHVSMGICSAMGRFGVIAAMMTPLLADYMESLPYLIFGVMAGASGLLMLLMPETVNLRLPDTVAQAESMVTRRTKRPPDIIVD; translated from the exons ATGCGAAGTGCCCCAATGCGAGTCCAGCCCCCCAGAATACGAAACTAACGGCTGGGGCTTATGGGCCTTTCCCGAGTCTGGGGGGCGGTGCCAGAGACTACGGCCCATAGGCTCGAGCTGCTCCTCGCAGGACTTCCACTACAATGAGACTGAATCCTGCGACGCCTGGGTCTATGAGAACGACGACTCCATTGTCTCTGAG TTCGACTTGGCGTGCCAGAACTGGAAGCGCACGTTGGTGGGCACGATCCACAGCGTTGGCCTGTTTGCCGCGCTGCCCATCACCGCATACATTTCAGACAC CTTCGGTCGGCGCACCGCGTTCATCTTGACAGCCGTGTCAGCCGGCGCGATGGGACTGATCCGCTCCTTCTCCCCCAACTACATCTTCTACCTCGTGTTTGAGTTCCTGGACGCCACGCTCGGCTCAGGCGTCTACAGCTCCGGGTTCATTCTCG CTCTTGAAATGGTGGGCTTGAAGCGTCGTGTTCTCGGCGGCAATCTTATTTCGTGCACATTTGCTCTGGGGTCGGTGACCCTCGCAGCTATAGCGTGGGCGATTCCTCACTGGAGAACCTTGACCAGAGTCCTGTACGCGCCGTCGCTGCTGTTCATATTCTACTACTTCTTCCTCGAAGAGAGCGTGCGGTGGTTGCTGAGCAAAGGGAGGAAGGATGAAGCAGCTGGGATCATATTCAAGGCTGCTGAGATAAATAAGAAGAAACTTAAACCGGAATCGGTGAGGCAGCTGACAGAGGAGCCGAAGGAGGTGCCATCAATATTTAAAG gcGCCATTCCTCCAAGGGACCAAAAGAAATCCATCACTAGGAAGATGTTCAAATCTAAGATCATGGTCTCTCGACTGTGCATCTGCTCCTTCTGGTGGATTACTGTGACGTTCATCTACTACGGACTGTCTATCAACTCGGTGTCCTTGGCCGGGAACCGCTACGTCAACTACATGCTCACATCGCTGGTGGAGATCCCTGGGTACTGCGTCAGCGTGTTGACCCTGGATCGCTTCGGAAGAAAAGCCACCATCATGACCGCGTTCTTTATTTGTGGGTCCTCTCTACTGTCTATGCCGTTCATATCGAGAGCCA CGCAGGTAACATTGGGCTGCACCCTGATGTCCAAGCTCTGCATCAGCCAATGTTTCTCGTCGCTGTATGTGTTCACCATCGAGCTGTACCCCACAGTGGCGAGGCACGTCTCCATGGGCATCTGCTCGGCCATGGGCAGGTTCGGCGTGATCGCCGCAATGATGACCCCGCTCCTG gcGGACTACATGGAGTCGCTGCCGTATCTGATCTTCGGCGTGATGGCCGGCGCGTCCGGCCTGCTGATGTTGCTGATGCCGGAGACGGTCAACTTGCGGCTGCCGGACACGGTCGCGCAGGCGGAGAGTATGGTCACGCGCCGGACCAAGCGACCGCCAGATATCATCGTGGACTAG
- the LOC128671867 gene encoding solute carrier family 22 member 3-like isoform X1, giving the protein MAEGNTNTGFSQDDIVPEYSANHETPEENIKKNSVIQDRKVSIVVNSLPNGSGDRKGSMPGPRMSRKGSILEKPIDLDDILINELGQFGKFQFISMLLVAVPIIMSAFMSEYIFSAAAIPHRCLIHECGETSENAVFDTPSLLPAFPEDESCRRYSPLANGTLATCPSTLFHQTDLIDCDGFVYERTNSVVYDFDLGCEDWLRALAGTLNSVGTLLVLPITGFVSDRFGRRVALIISVFNLGLIGLIRAFSVNYPMYLALQILQTTLGAGTFSSSYIILTELVGPKYRVVTSATCSSLFAVGQIVLGSVAWLVQPWRYMIMTLHIPCFLIIIYYWVLNESVRWLLSKKKFTEARAVLEKVAKVNKKTISEKSMHALMNPPPPSVTVDDQAPAPGLFSTIVRSPVLLRRVCTTPIWWVTTTFVYYGLSINSTSLSATNMYLNYILTCAIEIPGFFTAVLILDCIGRKTTLSIGFFLSAACNIAFSFIPDTLPTLSLIVFLLGKFGISVVFTSLYLFTSELYPTQFRHTLLAFSSMIGRIGSITAPLTPVLATYWSGIPTMMFGAMGLLSGALVLTQPETLGTRMPDTLAEAEAIGRPESKVRQTT; this is encoded by the exons atggcaGAAGGTAACACGAATACGGGTTTCTCCCAAGATGACATTGTCCCAGAATATAGTGCCAATCACGAAACAcctgaagaaaatataaagaagaaTAGTGTTATACAAGATAGAAAAGTTAGCATAGTCGTCAATAGTTTACCTAATGGATCTGGAGACAGGAAGGGTAGTATGCCAGGACCCAGGATGAGTAGGAAAGGCAGCATTTTGGAGAAGCCCATTGATTTGGACGACATCCTGATCAACGAGCTAGGACAATTCGGGAAATTCCAGTTCATAAGCATGCTGTTGGTCGCCGTCCCTATCATCATGTCGGCTTTCATGAGCGAGTATATCTTCTCCGCTGCTGCTATTCCACATAG ATGTCTAATTCATGAATGCGGGGAGACGAGCGAGAACGCCGTATTCGACACTCCCAGCCTGCTGCCTGCCTTCCCCGAGGACGAGAGCTGCAGGCGCTACTCGCCGCTGGCCAACGGTACCCTGGCCACTTGCCCCAGCACACTGTTCCACCAAACCGACCTGATCGATTGCGATGGTTTCGTCTACGAGAGGACTAACTCTGTTGTTTATGAT TTCGACCTTGGCTGTGAAGATTGGCTACGTGCACTTGCCGGCACCCTCAACAGCGTAGGAACCCTCCTTGTACTACCGATCACTGGCTTTGTCTCCGATCGTTTCGGTCGTCGAGTCGCGCTCATAATCAGCGTGTTCAACCTCGGCCTCATTGGCCTCATCCGAGCCTTCTCTGTCAACTACCCCATGTACCTCGCCTTGCAGATCCTACAGACTACTCTCGGAGCCGGAACCTTCAGTTCatcttatattatat tGACAGAACTGGTCGGCCCCAAGTACCGTGTGGTAACTAGTGCAACATGTTCATCCTTATTTGCGGTTGGGCAAATCGTATTGGGCTCCGTGGCATGGCTCGTGCAGCCGTGGCGTTACATGATCATGACTCTCCACATTCCTTGCTTCCTTATCATCATTTATTACTGGGTCCTGAATGAGAGTGTAAGGTGGCTACTATCCAAGAAGAAGTTCACCGAAGCGAGAGCTGTCTTGGAGAAAGTAGCCAAAGTGAACAAGAAGACCATCAGCGAGAAGTCTATGCACGCTTTGATGAACCCTCCTCCGCCGTCAGTCACTGTTGATGAt CAGGCCCCAGCTCCAGGTCTCTTCTCCACAATCGTACGTTCTCCGGTGCTGCTCCGCCGCGTGTGCACCACGCCCATCTGGTGGGTCACCACCACTTTCGTGTACTACGGCCTCTCCATCAACTCCACCAGCCTCTCCGCCACTAACATGTACCTCAACTACATCCTCACCTGTGCCATCGAGATCCCCGGATTTTTCACCGCAGTTCTTATCCTTGACTGTATCGGGAGGAAGACTACCTTGTCTATTGGCTTCTTCCTCAGTGCCGCCTGCAATATCGCCTTCTCATTTATCCCAGACA CCCTGCCCACCCTGAGCCTGATCGTCTTCCTGCTGGGCAAGTTCGGGATCTCCGTGGTGTTCACGTCGCTGTACCTGTTCACGTCGGAGCTGTACCCCACTCAGTTCCGACACACGCTTCTCGCCTTCTCCTCTATGATCGGCAGGATTGGCTCCATCACTGCGCCGCTCACTCCTGTGctt GCGACGTACTGGAGCGGCATACCGACCATGATGTTCGGGGCCATGGGGCTGCTGTCTGGAGCGCTGGTGTTGACCCAGCCGGAGACGCTGGGCACGAGGATGCCGGACACGCTGGCCGAAGCTGAGGCCATCGGCCGGCCCGAGTCCAAGGTCAGACAGACCACGTGA
- the LOC128671868 gene encoding organic cation transporter protein-like isoform X1 yields MHSKDSIDLDAILSELGQFGRYQVHIYCYILVPILFSSIYNGQYIFAASDLNYRCEVPQCESSPPEYETNGWGLWAFPESGGRCQRLRPIGSSCSSQDFHYNETESCDAWVYENDDSIVSEFDLACQNWKRTLVGTIHSVGLFAALPITAYISDTFGRRTAFILTAVSAGAMGLIRSFSPNYIFYLVFEFLDATLGSGVYSSGFILALEMVGLKRRVLGGNLISCTFALGSVTLAAIAWAIPHWRTLTRVLYAPSLLFIFYYFFLEESVRWLLSKGRKDEAAGIIFKAAEINKKKLKPESVRQLTEEPKEVPSIFKGAIPPRDQKKSITRKMFKSKIMVSRLCICSFWWITVTFIYYGLSINSVSLAGNRYVNYMLTSLVEIPGYCVSVLTLDRFGRKATIMTAFFICGSSLLSMPFISRATLQWLVTSLSMVGKLCISMAFSSIYIYTSELFPTEARHRLLGICSMFGRIGSIVAPQTPLLADYMESLPYLIFGVMAGASGLLMLLMPETVNLRLPDTVAQAESMVTRRTKRPPDIIVD; encoded by the exons ATGCGAAGTGCCCCAATGCGAGTCCAGCCCCCCAGAATACGAAACTAACGGCTGGGGCTTATGGGCCTTTCCCGAGTCTGGGGGGCGGTGCCAGAGACTACGGCCCATAGGCTCGAGCTGCTCCTCGCAGGACTTCCACTACAATGAGACTGAATCCTGCGACGCCTGGGTCTATGAGAACGACGACTCCATTGTCTCTGAG TTCGACTTGGCGTGCCAGAACTGGAAGCGCACGTTGGTGGGCACGATCCACAGCGTTGGCCTGTTTGCCGCGCTGCCCATCACCGCATACATTTCAGACAC CTTCGGTCGGCGCACCGCGTTCATCTTGACAGCCGTGTCAGCCGGCGCGATGGGACTGATCCGCTCCTTCTCCCCCAACTACATCTTCTACCTCGTGTTTGAGTTCCTGGACGCCACGCTCGGCTCAGGCGTCTACAGCTCCGGGTTCATTCTCG CTCTTGAAATGGTGGGCTTGAAGCGTCGTGTTCTCGGCGGCAATCTTATTTCGTGCACATTTGCTCTGGGGTCGGTGACCCTCGCAGCTATAGCGTGGGCGATTCCTCACTGGAGAACCTTGACCAGAGTCCTGTACGCGCCGTCGCTGCTGTTCATATTCTACTACTTCTTCCTCGAAGAGAGCGTGCGGTGGTTGCTGAGCAAAGGGAGGAAGGATGAAGCAGCTGGGATCATATTCAAGGCTGCTGAGATAAATAAGAAGAAACTTAAACCGGAATCGGTGAGGCAGCTGACAGAGGAGCCGAAGGAGGTGCCATCAATATTTAAAG gcGCCATTCCTCCAAGGGACCAAAAGAAATCCATCACTAGGAAGATGTTCAAATCTAAGATCATGGTCTCTCGACTGTGCATCTGCTCCTTCTGGTGGATTACTGTGACGTTCATCTACTACGGACTGTCTATCAACTCGGTGTCCTTGGCCGGGAACCGCTACGTCAACTACATGCTCACATCGCTGGTGGAGATCCCTGGGTACTGCGTCAGCGTGTTGACCCTGGATCGCTTCGGAAGAAAAGCCACCATCATGACCGCGTTCTTTATTTGTGGGTCCTCTCTACTGTCTATGCCGTTCATATCGAGAGCCA CTCTGCAATGGCTGGTGACGTCACTGTCGATGGTGGGCAAGCTTTGCATCAGCATGGCGTTCAGCAGCATCTACATCTACACCTCCGAGCTGTTCCCCACGGAGGCCAGACATCGGCTTTTGGGAATCTGCTCCATGTTCGGGAGAATCGGATCTATTGTAGCGCCACAGACGCCTCTTCTG gcGGACTACATGGAGTCGCTGCCGTATCTGATCTTCGGCGTGATGGCCGGCGCGTCCGGCCTGCTGATGTTGCTGATGCCGGAGACGGTCAACTTGCGGCTGCCGGACACGGTCGCGCAGGCGGAGAGTATGGTCACGCGCCGGACCAAGCGACCGCCAGATATCATCGTGGACTAG